A single genomic interval of Rhodopseudomonas palustris harbors:
- a CDS encoding ferric reductase-like transmembrane domain-containing protein: MWLLSLPPGAFDQGFWATRTTLVYGSGVLALGLMSIGVILTARPVWFETPLGGLDKFYRLHKWLGISVLGCAIMHWVLRKGPSLISEIGLFAIPPKPAHAQELETGFNLFRDLKHPAAEIGEWALYALLALAAIALWKRFPYKYFYMTHRLMPAVYLVLVFHAFILIDRSYWTKPLGPVLAFLLLTGTTAALISLFRRIGYSRKAAGQIATLSLYDENQVLDVGVRLETAWRGHEAGQFAFVDFDDAEAAHPFTITSAWLDDGLLKFSIKGLGDYTRTLAGSLHVGQGVVVEGPYGRFNFQGDGDRQIWIGGGVGITPFIARLKQLLRFSRTGPIDLFYATSTPDNGFMAPIRQLAQQTGVAFHLVDGSKNDRLTIETLAAMVPEWKRADVWFCGPSGFGDSMRLAMVAQGLPTSRFHQELFDMR; this comes from the coding sequence TTGTGGCTTCTCAGCCTTCCGCCCGGTGCTTTCGACCAGGGGTTCTGGGCGACGCGCACCACGCTTGTTTACGGCAGCGGCGTGCTGGCGCTCGGCCTGATGTCGATCGGCGTCATTCTGACAGCCCGGCCGGTTTGGTTCGAAACGCCGCTGGGTGGTCTCGACAAATTCTATCGCCTGCACAAATGGCTCGGCATTTCAGTGCTGGGATGCGCGATCATGCATTGGGTGCTGCGAAAGGGACCGTCGTTGATCAGCGAAATCGGCCTGTTCGCGATCCCGCCGAAGCCAGCGCATGCGCAGGAGCTTGAAACCGGCTTCAACCTGTTTCGTGATCTCAAGCATCCGGCCGCTGAAATCGGCGAATGGGCACTTTATGCTCTGCTCGCACTAGCGGCGATCGCGCTGTGGAAACGGTTTCCTTACAAGTACTTCTACATGACGCATCGGCTGATGCCCGCCGTCTATCTGGTTCTGGTGTTTCACGCTTTCATCCTGATCGACCGAAGTTACTGGACCAAACCGCTCGGTCCAGTGCTTGCATTTTTATTGCTCACCGGAACGACTGCCGCGCTGATCTCGCTGTTTCGACGGATTGGCTATTCACGAAAGGCCGCGGGGCAGATTGCGACACTTTCGCTCTACGATGAAAATCAGGTGCTGGACGTAGGCGTCAGGCTGGAGACGGCCTGGCGTGGACATGAGGCCGGACAGTTTGCTTTCGTGGATTTCGACGATGCCGAGGCAGCGCATCCCTTCACCATTACGTCCGCGTGGCTCGACGACGGGCTGCTGAAATTTTCGATCAAAGGCCTAGGCGACTACACGCGGACGCTGGCGGGCAGCCTGCATGTCGGGCAGGGCGTGGTGGTTGAAGGTCCTTATGGTAGGTTCAATTTTCAGGGCGACGGCGACCGTCAGATCTGGATCGGTGGCGGAGTCGGCATCACACCCTTCATCGCTCGGCTGAAGCAACTCCTCCGATTCAGCCGGACCGGTCCAATCGATCTGTTCTATGCGACCAGTACGCCAGATAACGGCTTCATGGCTCCGATCCGGCAACTGGCTCAACAAACCGGAGTAGCCTTCCATTTGGTCGATGGATCGAAAAATGACCGCCTTACAATTGAGACGCTCGCCGCCATGGTGCCCGAATGGAAGCGAGCGGATGTCTGGTTCTGCGGCCCAAGCGGCTTTGGAGATTCGATGCGTCTCGCAATGGTCGCGCAAGGACTGCCGACATCGCGTTTCCATCAGGAATTGTTCGACATGCGCTGA
- a CDS encoding cytochrome b: MTYTNAVEIASPPTEDRYDLCTQSIHWLTLLIVVIAFVAGLVMEEMPRGPEKVQLLNLHASIGVILFALTTIRLTWRLAVPPLQSAPGPQLLRLGAKVVHVGLYLVLFAIPITGLLMMAAKGRAIEVFGLFTLPPLVSTNRAFAHSLEEVHEALAIVLLCLVGVHTAAALLHRFMFRESVLYRMFPFRAKTDAKRR, from the coding sequence ATGACTTACACGAACGCGGTCGAGATCGCTTCGCCACCGACTGAAGACCGCTACGATCTTTGCACGCAATCGATCCATTGGCTGACGCTGCTAATCGTCGTGATTGCCTTCGTGGCCGGTCTCGTCATGGAGGAAATGCCACGCGGCCCAGAGAAGGTACAGCTCCTCAATCTGCATGCTTCGATCGGCGTGATATTATTCGCGTTGACCACAATCCGGCTGACTTGGCGCTTGGCGGTACCGCCGCTACAGTCGGCGCCTGGACCTCAACTGCTGCGCCTCGGCGCCAAGGTGGTGCACGTGGGACTGTACCTCGTGCTCTTTGCAATACCGATAACAGGCTTGCTGATGATGGCGGCAAAGGGGCGCGCGATCGAAGTGTTCGGTTTGTTTACCCTGCCGCCACTGGTATCGACGAATCGCGCATTCGCACATTCGCTCGAGGAGGTTCACGAGGCTCTGGCCATTGTATTGTTATGCTTGGTCGGAGTTCACACCGCTGCGGCTCTACTACATCGATTTATGTTCCGAGAGTCGGTGCTATATCGGATGTTTCCGTTCCGTGCCAAGACCGATGCGAAGCGACGATGA
- a CDS encoding APC family permease, producing the protein MSLKIAESQARLVRSLTLTHAVLYGLGVTIGAGIYVLVGIAAGRSGMHAPLAFMGAAVVMGFSAASFAELGTRMPVSASEAAYVKAAFGSEWLSLLVGLLVVATATISAATISVGSAGYVAVFLPFQAPWIITGVVLIMGVVACLATVQSVSFAGIMTLIEIGGLVLIIIAGFGQGTTVVTRLPEIWPSAADASAWIGLGGTALIAVFSFIGFEHLVNVAEEMKDPNRTLPRALFLTLGLTALIYALVVWIAVTAVPPKELAESSAPLALVFERLTGLPLVTMGAIAIVATLNGIIVHMIMIARVIYGLADQGNLPKVLTWLNPLTHTPLLATAIGIFAILALALAVPLAGLAALTARFTLMIFAIVNLALIWIKHRHDNPPEGAFICPRWVPFAGLLSSLLLLVIDVIM; encoded by the coding sequence ATGTCCCTGAAAATTGCGGAGTCGCAGGCGCGATTGGTCCGTTCCCTGACGTTAACGCATGCGGTTTTGTACGGACTTGGCGTCACCATTGGTGCCGGAATCTACGTTTTGGTTGGGATTGCCGCTGGGCGTAGCGGCATGCATGCCCCGCTGGCGTTCATGGGTGCCGCGGTTGTAATGGGCTTCAGTGCAGCATCGTTCGCCGAATTGGGAACACGGATGCCCGTCAGCGCCAGTGAGGCGGCCTATGTCAAAGCTGCTTTCGGATCTGAATGGCTCAGCCTTCTTGTCGGGCTTCTCGTGGTCGCCACGGCGACGATTTCTGCCGCCACGATCAGCGTCGGCAGCGCTGGTTACGTTGCGGTGTTCTTACCGTTTCAGGCGCCATGGATCATCACTGGGGTGGTGTTGATCATGGGTGTAGTGGCGTGTCTCGCCACGGTACAGTCTGTCAGCTTTGCCGGAATCATGACACTGATCGAGATCGGCGGGCTGGTGCTGATCATCATCGCTGGCTTCGGGCAGGGGACAACCGTCGTCACCCGATTGCCGGAAATCTGGCCGTCCGCCGCCGACGCGAGCGCATGGATAGGCCTTGGCGGAACCGCACTTATCGCGGTGTTTTCCTTTATCGGCTTCGAGCATCTCGTCAATGTTGCGGAAGAGATGAAGGACCCGAACCGGACCCTGCCACGCGCGCTGTTTCTGACGCTCGGCCTGACAGCGCTGATCTACGCGCTGGTCGTATGGATTGCGGTAACCGCGGTGCCTCCGAAGGAACTGGCGGAATCGTCGGCACCGCTGGCACTCGTGTTCGAGCGGCTGACCGGTTTGCCACTGGTGACGATGGGAGCCATCGCTATTGTGGCAACTCTCAACGGCATCATCGTGCATATGATCATGATCGCCCGGGTGATCTACGGCTTGGCGGATCAAGGCAATTTGCCGAAGGTCCTGACGTGGCTGAATCCGCTGACGCATACGCCGTTACTTGCGACGGCGATCGGCATTTTCGCCATTCTTGCGCTCGCGCTAGCGGTTCCGCTCGCGGGACTGGCCGCGTTGACTGCGCGCTTCACATTGATGATCTTTGCGATCGTCAATCTCGCGCTCATCTGGATCAAGCACAGACATGACAATCCGCCGGAAGGTGCGTTCATCTGTCCGCGGTGGGTGCCGTTCGCAGGCTTGCTATCCAGCCTTCTGCTTCTCGTCATCGACGTTATTATGTGA
- a CDS encoding transposase produces MRPPLDFASSSVPRRASAGQHDVKRQHCPIHQVHQVVRLQSLPVREDRRKIQSPKRLVVMAVRERRLTGQTLTRVTPSENADCAWDMVRAHVSRKAHVYVDEHLAYDEICGLNSLTRVNHSEAYQHGFGVSTNIIESFFSRVRRSYRGIHHRFSMKYLDWYAAELAWREDRRRVGNGGHVLDMLKRTLAHPTSRNLCGYWQGNKPDDLVWTS; encoded by the coding sequence ATGCGCCCGCCCCTCGATTTCGCTTCCTCGTCTGTGCCACGGCGAGCCTCCGCCGGACAGCATGACGTCAAACGTCAACATTGTCCAATTCATCAAGTCCATCAGGTTGTTCGCCTACAGAGTCTGCCAGTCCGGGAGGACCGACGCAAGATTCAGTCGCCGAAGCGCCTGGTCGTCATGGCTGTCCGGGAACGTCGCCTGACTGGGCAGACGTTGACCCGAGTGACGCCGAGCGAGAATGCCGACTGTGCATGGGACATGGTCCGGGCGCACGTCAGCCGCAAGGCTCACGTCTATGTTGACGAGCACCTGGCCTATGACGAAATCTGCGGCCTTAATTCGCTCACCCGGGTAAACCATTCGGAGGCCTACCAGCATGGCTTTGGCGTGTCGACTAACATCATCGAGAGCTTCTTCTCTCGTGTCCGGCGTTCGTATCGCGGGATTCATCATCGGTTCTCGATGAAGTACCTCGACTGGTACGCCGCCGAACTAGCTTGGCGTGAAGATCGCCGGCGTGTTGGCAATGGAGGACACGTTCTCGATATGCTGAAGCGCACCTTGGCCCATCCGACGTCGCGCAATCTCTGCGGGTACTGGCAAGGAAACAAGCCGGACGATCTTGTGTGGACGAGTTAG
- a CDS encoding response regulator, whose amino-acid sequence MNNGKAVVLIVEDSTIIRMGAVDLVLSAGYEALEANDAEGAIRILEARNDVDIVFTDVRMPGTMDGIKLSHYIHDRWPPVKLIVASGEAILEKSSLPTGSRFFSKPYDERSITDAIALLISGDI is encoded by the coding sequence ATGAACAATGGCAAGGCAGTTGTCTTGATAGTCGAAGACAGCACGATCATTCGGATGGGAGCTGTAGATCTCGTGCTGTCAGCCGGGTACGAAGCTCTGGAGGCGAACGATGCGGAGGGGGCGATCCGTATCCTTGAAGCGCGAAATGACGTTGATATCGTATTTACCGATGTGCGGATGCCGGGGACGATGGACGGCATCAAACTGTCGCACTACATCCACGATCGATGGCCACCTGTTAAACTGATCGTCGCCTCCGGCGAGGCCATTCTCGAAAAGAGCAGCCTGCCGACCGGGAGCCGGTTCTTTTCCAAGCCTTATGACGAACGCTCGATTACGGACGCGATAGCGTTGCTGATATCGGGCGACATTTGA
- a CDS encoding MgtC/SapB family protein: protein MAVALGVGLLIGTERERRKGVGPLRSPAGIRTFAVASIVGAISFIVGGVTLFAIVTAGVVLLVTAAYWRVHEDDPGLTTELALIATVLLGGLSMQKPEVAGGIAVVLTILLTVKSWLHRFVRTLLTEDELEDALIFAAASLVILPLVPDRAMGPYGALNPHAIWIIVVLIMAISAGGYLAVRLLGARFGLPIAGLASGFISSTATIGAMGALAAKSREALPAAVAGAVLSTIATIVQMTVVLAATSIATLQSLAVPLLCAGLAATAYGSTFTILALRQRVAGAPQQGRAFSISTALVFASMLACILVASAALQDIFGEKGTFIAAALAGFADTHSAAISIATLVSSGRITPDGAILPILAGLTTNTVSKMIFAAISGGSAFAIRVIPGLIVVALAAWAGTLLGVNLI from the coding sequence CTGGCTGTTGCCCTCGGAGTCGGTCTGCTGATCGGGACGGAGCGGGAGCGTCGCAAAGGCGTTGGTCCGTTACGCTCGCCAGCTGGAATTCGGACGTTCGCAGTTGCCTCGATTGTTGGTGCGATAAGCTTCATCGTCGGCGGCGTCACGCTGTTTGCCATTGTGACCGCTGGTGTCGTGCTTTTGGTTACGGCCGCCTACTGGCGTGTGCACGAGGACGATCCTGGACTGACAACGGAATTGGCCTTGATTGCAACCGTCCTGCTTGGCGGGCTGTCGATGCAGAAGCCAGAAGTTGCCGGCGGCATTGCTGTGGTACTGACCATATTGCTGACAGTGAAATCATGGCTTCATCGATTCGTTCGGACCTTGCTCACCGAAGACGAACTTGAGGATGCCTTGATCTTTGCAGCGGCTTCGCTTGTCATCCTGCCGCTTGTGCCAGACCGTGCGATGGGACCTTATGGGGCGCTCAATCCGCACGCCATCTGGATCATCGTCGTCCTCATCATGGCGATCAGCGCCGGAGGCTACCTCGCAGTCCGTCTCCTCGGGGCGCGTTTCGGATTGCCGATCGCAGGGCTGGCATCCGGCTTTATCTCGAGCACGGCCACGATTGGTGCCATGGGAGCGCTGGCCGCCAAGTCCAGAGAGGCTCTCCCGGCCGCGGTTGCAGGCGCGGTGTTATCGACAATAGCGACGATTGTTCAGATGACGGTCGTTCTGGCCGCGACCAGCATTGCCACGCTGCAATCCCTTGCCGTCCCGCTACTCTGCGCAGGCCTCGCCGCCACTGCCTACGGCAGCACATTCACGATCCTGGCATTGCGGCAACGGGTGGCCGGAGCTCCTCAACAAGGCCGCGCATTCAGCATCTCGACTGCATTGGTGTTCGCCTCCATGCTGGCTTGCATCCTGGTCGCCTCCGCAGCACTTCAGGATATTTTCGGCGAAAAAGGCACCTTCATCGCAGCAGCTCTCGCCGGCTTTGCGGATACGCATTCCGCCGCAATTTCAATTGCCACGTTGGTGTCGTCGGGAAGAATCACGCCGGATGGTGCGATCCTTCCGATTTTGGCGGGACTTACGACCAACACGGTGAGCAAGATGATATTCGCGGCTATCAGCGGCGGATCGGCATTCGCTATTCGGGTGATCCCGGGACTGATCGTCGTCGCCCTTGCGGCATGGGCAGGCACACTCCTCGGCGTTAACCTGATCTAA
- a CDS encoding Spy/CpxP family protein refolding chaperone: protein MLIGSAAIGPAMARDRSDRVELTASQLTDRAAARAAQLKADLRLTPEQDKNWSGVQAELVNVWKKHDEHRQSWRIARANQAGSADLIEQMRKDGDDWIERGNDLKKLADASQPLYASLNDQQKQRFGEALFHRSRDRRSD, encoded by the coding sequence GTGTTGATCGGGTCGGCGGCAATTGGGCCCGCAATGGCGCGGGATCGATCCGACCGTGTGGAATTGACCGCGAGCCAGCTCACCGATCGGGCGGCGGCCCGTGCCGCCCAGCTCAAGGCGGACCTGAGGCTCACGCCGGAGCAGGACAAGAATTGGTCGGGTGTCCAGGCCGAACTGGTCAACGTCTGGAAGAAGCACGACGAGCACCGACAATCCTGGCGGATTGCACGCGCAAACCAGGCGGGCAGCGCCGATCTGATCGAGCAAATGCGCAAGGATGGCGACGACTGGATCGAGCGTGGCAACGATCTGAAGAAGCTCGCCGATGCGTCCCAGCCTCTCTATGCATCCCTCAACGATCAGCAGAAGCAGAGGTTCGGAGAAGCGTTGTTTCATCGGTCGCGTGATCGCCGCTCCGATTGA